From Microbacterium invictum, the proteins below share one genomic window:
- a CDS encoding sugar kinase, protein MAMVAPVEAVGVEDADLFRVDAGGAESNVAGHIAALGHHARWLSRLGDDALGRRLVAQLAARGIDMSAVLVDPAHRTGLYVKDPGRGVHYYRDDSAASFLDVADADAADLDGVAIVHVSGITAALGGTAPAFLDRLMARARAAGVLASFDVNHRAALWSAASAAPVLASLVERADLVFVGRDEAETLWGTVTPDDIRTRFAGVPELVVKDGDIGATVFEPEGETFVAPPAVDVVEAVGAGDAFAGGYLAGRLSGASPEDRLTAGHARAALTLRTTADFPADDAEP, encoded by the coding sequence ATGGCCATGGTCGCGCCGGTCGAGGCCGTCGGCGTCGAGGATGCCGACCTGTTCCGCGTCGACGCGGGCGGCGCCGAATCGAACGTCGCCGGACACATCGCGGCCCTCGGCCATCACGCGCGCTGGCTGAGCCGGCTCGGCGACGACGCGCTCGGCCGCCGGCTCGTGGCGCAGCTGGCCGCGCGCGGTATCGACATGTCGGCGGTCCTCGTCGACCCGGCCCACCGCACCGGGCTCTACGTCAAGGACCCCGGCCGCGGCGTCCACTACTACCGCGACGACTCGGCGGCCTCGTTCCTCGACGTCGCCGATGCGGATGCCGCCGACCTCGACGGCGTCGCCATCGTCCACGTCTCGGGCATCACCGCAGCGCTCGGCGGCACGGCGCCGGCGTTTCTCGACCGGCTCATGGCGCGGGCGCGCGCGGCCGGCGTGCTCGCCAGCTTCGACGTCAACCATCGCGCCGCACTATGGTCTGCGGCATCCGCAGCACCTGTGCTGGCATCGCTGGTCGAGCGCGCCGACCTCGTGTTCGTCGGCCGAGACGAGGCCGAGACGCTGTGGGGGACCGTCACGCCGGACGACATCCGCACCCGGTTCGCCGGCGTGCCCGAGCTCGTCGTCAAGGACGGCGACATCGGAGCGACGGTCTTCGAGCCCGAGGGTGAGACGTTCGTGGCGCCGCCGGCGGTCGACGTCGTCGAAGCCGTCGGAGCCGGCGATGCGTTCGCAGGCGGCTACCTCGCGGGGCGCCTGAGCGGGGCATCGCCGGAAGACCGCCTCACCGCCGGGCACGCCCGCGCGGCACTCACCCTGCGCACGACCGCCGACTTCCCCGCCGACGACGCCGAACCGTGA
- a CDS encoding bifunctional 4-hydroxy-2-oxoglutarate aldolase/2-dehydro-3-deoxy-phosphogluconate aldolase, whose product MTDTYFDDLFAGAPLMAILRSAGVERAVRVATKAWELGLDSVEVTIQSPSDIDALREVAALGRERGAVVGAGTIIDPAQVAVAAEAGAGYLVSPGLDPAVVHAARDAGIPILPGVATPSEVQQAVSLGLTWLKAFPAQWLGPGWFGHIRGPFPQVRFIATGGMDAGNAAQFLDAGVRVVAVGSALEDEAQLVQLAALLTARRG is encoded by the coding sequence ATGACCGACACCTACTTCGATGACCTGTTCGCGGGGGCCCCGCTCATGGCGATCCTGCGCAGCGCCGGAGTCGAGCGCGCCGTGCGCGTGGCGACCAAGGCGTGGGAACTCGGCCTGGACTCGGTCGAGGTCACCATCCAGTCGCCGTCCGACATCGACGCGCTGCGCGAAGTGGCGGCGCTCGGCCGCGAGCGCGGCGCCGTCGTCGGCGCGGGCACGATCATCGATCCTGCGCAGGTGGCGGTCGCCGCCGAAGCCGGGGCCGGATATCTGGTGTCTCCCGGACTCGACCCCGCCGTCGTGCATGCGGCGCGCGATGCCGGCATCCCGATCCTTCCCGGTGTCGCGACGCCTTCGGAGGTGCAGCAGGCGGTCTCGCTCGGACTTACCTGGCTGAAGGCGTTCCCGGCGCAGTGGCTCGGACCCGGCTGGTTCGGGCACATCCGCGGACCGTTCCCGCAGGTGCGGTTCATCGCCACCGGGGGAATGGATGCCGGCAACGCGGCTCAGTTCCTCGATGCGGGGGTGCGGGTGGTGGCCGTCGGCTCGGCGCTCGAAGACGAGGCGCAGCTGGTGCAGCTCGCCGCACTGCTGACCGCGCGCCGCGGCTGA